Proteins from one Ahaetulla prasina isolate Xishuangbanna chromosome 2, ASM2864084v1, whole genome shotgun sequence genomic window:
- the ATOX1 gene encoding copper transport protein ATOX1 produces the protein MPKHEFFVDMTCEGCVNAVSRVLNKLGGVQFEIDLPNKKVSIDSNHSVDTLLETLKKTGKNTSYLEEK, from the exons ATGCCG AAACATGAGTTCTTCGTGGATATGACCTGTGAAGGATGCGTCAATGCTGTTAGCCGTGTTCTCAACAAACTGGGAG gTGTTCAGTTTGAAATTGACCTACCCAACAAAAAAGTGAGCATTGATTCTAATCACAGTGTTGATACGTTGTTGGAAACCCTGAAGAAAACTGGGAAAAATACCTCCTATCTTGAAGAGAAATAA